A stretch of the Vicia villosa cultivar HV-30 ecotype Madison, WI unplaced genomic scaffold, Vvil1.0 ctg.002396F_1_1, whole genome shotgun sequence genome encodes the following:
- the LOC131638732 gene encoding uncharacterized protein LOC131638732: MGYRVSVKSIELNGFEIKTTVTTKKEDIDSHISSFLHSSDDYGTKVIGFDVEWCLADPTDDEPNLFSRCATLQLCDGNSCLVMRFEFHHQVPNSLLNFMRMPNYTFVSYGVKDNLAELEKHLGIGCKNAVELGPLAASLLKVPRLSYCGVDELAFLLCKLDLRKYRPASLDFDWRRIGYGKSEEVQLAVVNVYSYHKIGSALLGSNNILIGQQPHFGLF; this comes from the coding sequence ATGGGGTACAGAGTTTCTGTGAAGTCAATTGAGCTGAATGGATTTGAAATTAAAACCACAGTTACAACTAAGAAGGAAGATATTGACAGCCATATATCGTCTTTCTTGCATTCTTCAGATGATTATGGAACCAAGGTTATTGGGTTTGATGTTGAATGGTGTCTGGCTGATCCCACTGATGATGAGCCCAATTTGTTTTCCAGATGTGCAACTCTTCAACTTTGTGATGGAAATTCATGTCTTGTTATGCGGTTCGAATTTCACCATCAGGTTCCCAACTCACTACTTAATTTTATGCGTATGCCAAATTATACTTTCGTTAGCTATGGAGTTAAGGATAATTTGGCTGAGTTGGAGAAGCATCTTGGGATTGGATGCAAAAATGCAGTGGAACTTGGCCCTTTGGCTGCTAGTCTTTTGAAGGTTCCTCGTTTAAGTTACTGTGGCGTCGATGAACTTGCATTTTTGTTATGTAAGCTTGATCTTCGTAAATACAGACCTGCAAGTTTGGATTTTGATTGGAGGCGTATTGGCTATGGTAAGAGTGAAGAAGTTCAACTTGCTGTTGTTAATGTGTACTCTTATCACAAGATTGGGAGTGCACTTCTTGGAAGCAATAATATATTAATCGGACAACAGCCTCACTTTGGTTTGTTTTAG